The sequence below is a genomic window from Candidatus Hadarchaeales archaeon.
ATCCACGGTTGTCGGTGCTTCGGCCGGTTTCTCAAGTTTTATAGCAGCTCCTTCAGCCTTTCCTCTGATCAATTCGAGCAACGCTTCCCGGTATGCATCTTTAAGTTCCTCTGGTCTAAATTCTCCTTTCATCTGCTCTATCAGCTTTTTAGCAAGATCTCTTTCCCTATCCGAGGTTTCCGGAATTCTCTGGATTTCTGTCAGTTCATCTGTAGGAACGATTTCGTCGAAATAGTGAAGAAGGGTTAGATGAAGACAGTTCTGTCCGGGCCTTATCACAACCGGATATTCTTTATTCCGAAGGGTGAGCTTCCCGAGAGCAGCGGACCCTGTCTCTGCGAGAGCATGGAAAAGCAATCCATAAGCTCTCTCTCCACCCTCCTCGGGAGCGACGTAGTAATGCTCAGAGAAGTAAGTCACGTCTATGTCTCTAATTTCAATGAAATTCGAAATTTCAATGATTTTTGTGCTTTTAACTTTAATACCTTCCAATTCTTCTTCTGTTACTTCGATAAACTTATCTTTAGCAAGCTCGAATGCCTTTACGAGTTCTTCGTCTGCAAGTTCTTTCTGGCATTTTGTGCACCACTTCTTGTATTTTACCGGTGTTTTGCACTCCTTGTGAATTAGATGAAATGAGATAGACTTGTCTCTCGTTGCTTTGTAAAGCTTGACGGGTATGTTGACGAGACCGAAAGATATTGCTCCTCTCCAAATTGCTCTAGGCATATCCTTCCCCCAAAAGAAACCTTCCAACCATTAAATAAAAAACAATGCAAAAGCCAATATTTTTGATGCCGGAAACGACCGTGCTGCTTGACGAAATGTACATGGGGCTTAAGCCCTTCCTACAAGTCCTCGGCTGGAATGTTTTAACAGTTGACGATGTTGGTCTCAGAGGAGCTTCAGATGTTGAAGTTGTGGAGTTTGCATCAAAGCAAGGATATATATTGGTTTCTCAGGAGCCCAGAGTTGGGGAACTTGCGAGGCTTAAGAATGTTCCGTGTGTTGTCGTGGGTCTAGCGGACATCGCAAAGGTGATAGACGCTAGGTTGCGCGAGATAAAAAAATAGGATTTTATTGACGGGTTCCAGATAGAGATTGGAGCCCCGTGGGGTAGCGGTCAATCCTGCCGGACTCTGGATCCGGCGACGCCGGTTCGAATCCGGCCGGGGCTACCATCTGTCTGAGTAAGGGTTATATATTGCGGTTCATCATAAAAATGATAAAACGAAAAGGTGATCATCTGATGCACAAGATACTCCCGAAAGAGAATTTGAGAAATTTTTTTGAAAAGCTGAAAGAGCTTGGAGAGGTGCACGCTCCCGTTAGACGCGGAACTATCTTCGCTTTTTCCAAGATAGAGTCCGTTGAACAAATCGAGTTTTCTTACGTAAGAACGATGATACCACCAAAAAAATATTTCATTCAGACTTGTGAGGAGATCCTTAGGTTTACGCCGGATAAGGGTTATTCTCCGGTTACTACGGAAACTAAAAAAGTGGTTTTGTTTGGTGTTCATGCTTGCGATATTAATGCGATTAAAATTCTAGACAATGTGTTTTTGGAAGAGCCGGTCGATCTCTTTTATGAGGAGAGGAGAAAAAACACATTTATAGTTGGGATTTCATGCGAACCAGACGATTTTTGCTTCTGTAAATCTGTGGGTGCTGACTCTGTTCAGGATAATTATGATCTTTTTTTGTACGACCTCGGGGATAGATACCTCATCGATACGGGAAGCAGAGCAGGTGAGGAGTTTCTTTTAAGTCTTAACCTGCAGAATCCGACTTCTACGGATTTTGAAGTCTTAAGAAAAATGCTTTCTGAGCGTGATCTGAAGTTCAAAAAAACTCTTAATGCTCAGGGTCTTGCGCAGATAGTAGACTCGAACCCATCTAGCGAGGTGTGGGGGAGATATGCTGAAAAATGTCTTGCCTGTGGAGGATGTACTCTCGTTTGTCCAACTTGTCGCTGTTATTCGATCGATGAGTTTAGAGATCTCTCGCTTGAAAAAAGCACAAGGACGAGAAGGTGGGATTCATGCTTTCTGAGAAGCCATGCTCTGGTTGCCGGTGGCTTAAACTTCCGTCCAACAAGGCTCGACAGATTTAGGCACAGATACAACTGTAAGAGTTCGATCGAGTGGAAATCTGGTGGACTCTTTTGTGTTGGATGTGGAAGATGCAGCGCCTTTTGTCCGGCGGGAATTGACCATGTGGAAGTTTTAAACAACCTTGTGCATCTTTCGGTGATGACGATATGACGTCTCTCCCACCCCTTCAAGTGCCGAAATTGGCAAAAATAGTTGAAATCGTTGAGATGACGGCGATAGAAAAAATGTTTAAGCTTGAGTTTCTTGATGGTAGCACTCTGAGCTTTAAGCCTGGGCAGTTTGTAGAAATCAGCGTAATGGGAGTTGGAGAGGCACCGATTTCCATATGTAAATCGCCCACAAGATCTGGACCTCTCGAGATAATAGTGAGAAAGGTGGGAAGAGTGACAAAAGCTTTACATGCTATGAAGCCGGGCGATAAGGTCGGGGTTAGAGGACCATTCGGAAACGGGTTCCCGATGGAGAAGATGAAAGGAATGGATGTTCTGCTTGCTGCGGGAGGCCTTGGAATGGCACCGCTGAATTCGGTTCTCCAATATGTTCTGGATAAGAAAGAGGAATACGGGAAAGTAATTCTCATGTATGGGATCAGAAGTTATCAGGACGCACTTTTTAGAGAAGAGGTTTTTAAAATGCTTGAGAGCCAGACAGAACCGGTTGTGTTGCTCGCTTATGAGCGTGATGATCCTTTGCTCGCGAAGATTGCGGAGAAATATCCGCACAATGTTAGGAAAGGGGTGATAACCGTTCTCTGCAAAGAGTGTCTTCT
It includes:
- a CDS encoding 4Fe-4S dicluster domain-containing protein codes for the protein MHKILPKENLRNFFEKLKELGEVHAPVRRGTIFAFSKIESVEQIEFSYVRTMIPPKKYFIQTCEEILRFTPDKGYSPVTTETKKVVLFGVHACDINAIKILDNVFLEEPVDLFYEERRKNTFIVGISCEPDDFCFCKSVGADSVQDNYDLFLYDLGDRYLIDTGSRAGEEFLLSLNLQNPTSTDFEVLRKMLSERDLKFKKTLNAQGLAQIVDSNPSSEVWGRYAEKCLACGGCTLVCPTCRCYSIDEFRDLSLEKSTRTRRWDSCFLRSHALVAGGLNFRPTRLDRFRHRYNCKSSIEWKSGGLFCVGCGRCSAFCPAGIDHVEVLNNLVHLSVMTI
- a CDS encoding DUF5615 family PIN-like protein encodes the protein MPETTVLLDEMYMGLKPFLQVLGWNVLTVDDVGLRGASDVEVVEFASKQGYILVSQEPRVGELARLKNVPCVVVGLADIAKVIDARLREIKK
- a CDS encoding Ku protein, whose product is MPRAIWRGAISFGLVNIPVKLYKATRDKSISFHLIHKECKTPVKYKKWCTKCQKELADEELVKAFELAKDKFIEVTEEELEGIKVKSTKIIEISNFIEIRDIDVTYFSEHYYVAPEEGGERAYGLLFHALAETGSAALGKLTLRNKEYPVVIRPGQNCLHLTLLHYFDEIVPTDELTEIQRIPETSDRERDLAKKLIEQMKGEFRPEELKDAYREALLELIRGKAEGAAIKLEKPAEAPTTVDLMKALEESLRIAEKKKVTEV
- a CDS encoding FAD-binding oxidoreductase, encoding MTSLPPLQVPKLAKIVEIVEMTAIEKMFKLEFLDGSTLSFKPGQFVEISVMGVGEAPISICKSPTRSGPLEIIVRKVGRVTKALHAMKPGDKVGVRGPFGNGFPMEKMKGMDVLLAAGGLGMAPLNSVLQYVLDKKEEYGKVILMYGIRSYQDALFREEVFKMLESQTEPVVLLAYERDDPLLAKIAEKYPHNVRKGVITVLCKECLLPHLRADRTCAVVCGPPIMYKFVLKELVGLGIPPERIYMTLERRMECGMGKCGHCIVGGASTIRYICKDGPVFTGVDALTIRGLI